A single Anatilimnocola floriformis DNA region contains:
- a CDS encoding alginate export family protein produces the protein MNAGLLLRAFAALLSLVAICGPIRVSAAENLSLGGIESPSEDQSAEPTGDTAEFPVAVHADLAEMAPTPGCNCAECQKKKAAADLKKKKEALAKAVKGAYKPVFYDNNFSYINNPLYNDWYPGDALKQIPIPLGQNSTLDIGGQYRARYHMERNHRGLGLSNNDDDFLLQRTRIFGNLKIGDRFRAYVEYLDAESNNEFFLPRAIEVNRSDLLNCFIDYVVHEDCCGGKLTGRVGRQELLYGSERLISPLDWANTRRTFDGVKFMWTDDDWNIDGFYTQPVAVDPRNFDAPIEQQDFFGLWGTYKAIKDQTIDLYAIQFNNSLAPQNFQYTTLGGRWLGTNCDWLWELEGGYQFGQNTSGSSHDAAFWTAGFGRKWSDHCWKPQIMAYYDWAEGGDVRAAGQGFNQLFPLAHKYLGFMDLFGRSNIETPNVQFTCQPHEKLKLLAWYYYFFLQNGNDTPYNVNMTPYLQVPPPGGGRDLGHELDLTATYSLNNRMDVLVGYSHFWAGSYYSTAPALPNSADFFYVQYHWNF, from the coding sequence ATGAACGCCGGTCTCCTGCTGCGCGCCTTTGCTGCGCTCCTGTCGCTCGTTGCTATCTGCGGCCCGATACGCGTGTCTGCGGCCGAGAACCTTTCCCTGGGTGGAATCGAATCCCCCTCAGAAGACCAGTCTGCGGAGCCAACCGGCGACACGGCGGAATTTCCCGTGGCAGTGCATGCCGACCTTGCCGAGATGGCACCGACGCCCGGCTGCAACTGCGCGGAATGCCAAAAGAAGAAAGCGGCCGCCGATCTGAAGAAGAAAAAGGAAGCCCTCGCCAAAGCGGTGAAGGGGGCCTACAAGCCCGTCTTCTACGACAACAATTTTTCGTACATCAACAATCCCCTCTACAACGACTGGTATCCCGGGGATGCGCTCAAGCAGATTCCGATTCCGCTGGGGCAGAATTCGACGCTCGATATCGGCGGGCAGTATCGGGCCCGCTACCACATGGAGCGCAACCATCGCGGCTTGGGTTTGTCGAATAACGATGACGACTTTCTGCTGCAACGCACACGGATCTTTGGCAACTTGAAAATCGGTGATCGCTTTCGCGCCTACGTCGAATATCTCGATGCCGAGAGCAACAACGAGTTCTTTCTGCCGCGGGCGATCGAGGTCAACCGCTCGGACTTGCTCAACTGCTTCATCGATTACGTCGTTCATGAAGACTGTTGCGGTGGCAAGTTGACCGGCCGCGTCGGTCGGCAGGAACTTCTTTACGGCAGCGAGCGTTTGATTTCGCCGCTCGACTGGGCGAATACTCGCCGCACCTTTGACGGCGTGAAATTCATGTGGACCGACGATGATTGGAATATCGACGGCTTTTATACGCAGCCGGTCGCCGTCGATCCACGCAATTTCGATGCTCCGATCGAACAGCAGGACTTCTTCGGCTTGTGGGGAACTTACAAGGCGATCAAGGATCAAACGATCGATCTGTACGCGATTCAATTCAACAATTCGCTGGCCCCACAAAACTTTCAGTACACCACGCTGGGCGGCCGTTGGCTGGGTACCAATTGCGATTGGCTGTGGGAACTCGAAGGGGGCTATCAGTTCGGCCAAAACACCTCAGGCAGCAGTCACGATGCCGCCTTCTGGACTGCCGGCTTCGGTCGCAAGTGGAGCGATCACTGCTGGAAGCCGCAGATCATGGCCTACTACGATTGGGCCGAGGGTGGAGATGTTCGCGCTGCAGGACAAGGGTTCAATCAACTCTTTCCGCTGGCTCACAAGTACCTGGGCTTCATGGATCTCTTCGGCCGGAGCAACATCGAAACGCCCAACGTGCAGTTCACCTGCCAGCCGCACGAGAAGCTGAAGCTGCTCGCGTGGTACTACTACTTCTTTCTGCAAAACGGCAACGACACGCCCTACAACGTGAACATGACTCCCTACTTGCAAGTGCCGCCGCCCGGCGGTGGTCGCGATCTAGGGCATGAGCTCGATCTAACCGCCACGTATTCGCTCAACAACCGCATGGATGTGCTCGTCGGTTATTCGCACTTCTGGGCGGGGAGCTACTATTCGACCGCTCCGGCATTGCCGAACAGCGCCGACTTCTTCTACGTGCAGTACCACTGGAATTTCTAA
- a CDS encoding isoaspartyl peptidase/L-asparaginase family protein, whose amino-acid sequence MHDRRTFLAGTAATIMGGSLVSSATAAEGRFAIALHGGAGTEPEKMTADERKAMEASLGKALDVGLEILQKKGSSLDAVEQVIRALENDPLYNAGRGACFNHVGKHELDASIMDGSNKACGAVAVVRTVRNPITLARLVMTKTRHVLLIGDGAEAFADEMQVPRVENSYFSTDFQRKKWEEAKAREKAKQADTTKKMGTVGCVALDVNGNLAAGTSTGGITNKRWGRIGDSPIIGAGNYADNSTVAISCTGTGEEFIRHSIAHEVAVRVGYKGETLPAAVDHVLRKILKPDDGGLIAVSKTGEIVMDFTTDGMARAAADSTGKREIKLGR is encoded by the coding sequence ATGCACGACCGCCGCACCTTTCTCGCCGGAACCGCTGCCACGATCATGGGAGGATCGCTTGTGAGTAGTGCAACAGCAGCGGAAGGGCGCTTCGCAATCGCTCTGCACGGTGGCGCGGGAACCGAGCCCGAAAAGATGACCGCTGACGAACGGAAGGCCATGGAAGCCTCGCTCGGCAAAGCACTCGATGTGGGTCTCGAGATCTTGCAGAAGAAGGGGAGCAGCCTCGACGCCGTCGAGCAAGTGATCCGCGCTCTCGAAAACGATCCGCTCTACAACGCCGGTCGCGGCGCGTGCTTCAACCATGTCGGTAAGCACGAACTCGATGCCTCGATCATGGATGGCAGCAACAAAGCCTGTGGCGCGGTCGCGGTAGTTCGCACCGTTCGCAACCCGATTACGCTTGCTCGCCTTGTGATGACCAAAACGCGGCACGTCCTGCTGATCGGCGATGGGGCCGAGGCCTTTGCCGATGAGATGCAGGTGCCACGCGTCGAGAACAGTTACTTCTCGACCGATTTCCAGCGGAAGAAATGGGAAGAAGCCAAGGCTCGCGAAAAAGCAAAGCAAGCCGATACGACAAAGAAGATGGGAACTGTCGGCTGTGTCGCGCTCGATGTGAATGGGAACCTCGCAGCCGGCACGAGCACCGGTGGCATCACAAACAAGCGCTGGGGCCGCATCGGCGATTCGCCCATCATCGGTGCCGGCAACTACGCCGATAACAGCACCGTGGCCATCTCCTGCACTGGCACCGGTGAGGAGTTTATCCGCCACAGCATCGCCCACGAAGTTGCAGTCCGCGTTGGCTATAAGGGCGAGACGTTGCCCGCCGCCGTTGATCATGTGCTCCGCAAGATCTTGAAGCCTGACGATGGCGGCTTGATCGCGGTCAGCAAGACCGGCGAGATCGTGATGGACTTTACCACCGACGGCATGGCCCGCGCAGCCGCTGACTCGACCGGCAAACGCGAAATCAAGCTCGGCCGGTAG
- a CDS encoding ABC transporter ATP-binding protein — translation MAGYVELFRVGKSYPSPKGPAVIVHDFSLNIDQGEFVALIGHSGCGKSTVLSMIAGLSECTTGAIVVANREIDGPGPDRGVVFQSPCLLPWLNALENVLLGVDRVYPHISRTQRRELAAYHLQLVGLGDSLERRANEMSQGMQQRVGIARAFAISPKMLLLDEPFGMLDSLTRMELQEVLADLLARDRKTSLMVTHDVDEALLMADRIVMMTSGPAATIGEIVDVPFARPRNRTAVLNHPDYYPLRERLIEFLENQAHQPAEPGAVVRFDSAESATSTHQPQTAAVARRA, via the coding sequence ATGGCCGGTTATGTCGAGTTGTTTCGCGTGGGCAAAAGCTATCCGTCGCCGAAAGGACCGGCGGTGATCGTGCACGACTTTTCGCTCAACATCGACCAGGGCGAGTTCGTCGCGCTGATCGGCCATTCGGGCTGCGGAAAAAGCACCGTGCTGAGCATGATCGCCGGTCTGAGCGAATGCACGACCGGCGCCATCGTCGTTGCCAATCGCGAAATCGACGGGCCAGGTCCGGATCGCGGCGTGGTCTTTCAATCGCCGTGCTTGCTTCCTTGGTTGAACGCACTCGAAAACGTACTGCTCGGAGTTGATCGGGTTTATCCGCATATTTCGCGGACGCAGCGGCGCGAGTTGGCTGCTTATCACCTGCAACTCGTCGGCTTGGGCGATTCGCTCGAACGGCGAGCCAATGAAATGTCGCAAGGGATGCAACAGCGCGTCGGCATTGCTCGCGCGTTTGCGATCTCACCGAAGATGCTTCTGCTTGACGAGCCGTTTGGCATGCTCGATTCATTGACGCGCATGGAACTGCAAGAAGTGCTCGCCGATCTGCTGGCCCGCGATCGAAAGACAAGCCTGATGGTGACTCACGACGTTGACGAAGCCCTGCTGATGGCCGATCGCATTGTGATGATGACCAGCGGCCCGGCAGCAACCATCGGCGAGATCGTTGACGTGCCGTTTGCTCGGCCGCGCAATCGCACAGCAGTTCTAAATCATCCCGACTACTATCCGCTTCGCGAACGGCTGATCGAATTCCTCGAAAATCAGGCGCACCAACCAGCGGAGCCCGGTGCCGTCGTTCGTTTTGACTCAGCCGAATCGGCTACCAGTACCCATCAACCTCAAACGGCTGCGGTAGCTCGCCGCGCATAG
- a CDS encoding CmpA/NrtA family ABC transporter substrate-binding protein yields the protein MHSAPRSKSPLQHRRTFLAGSLSAAAAALLAGCESSSTATSGSPVAPGTVPAGAIAGDAPEVPELRIGIIALTDCSPFVIAHEKGLFAKYGIKSTISKGASWAAIRDGLHNNDIQATHLLFGMPFASTMGLLGAPKRPVVIPWLLNRNGQAITLKADLKGKVAADPKALKPLVDEAKVAGKPMTFAMTFPPGTHAMWMRYYLAAGGIHPDQDVALSTVPPPQMVANMKVGKMDGFCVGEPWGTRAIGDGIGFTAITTQEIWKDHPEKVCAFTEPFAEKNPKTVKAVLKALHEASVWLDDMANRPEQAQIVSAPSYINCSPETILGRLEGKCDYGDGRINNDLPYMIFHDRNCNYPQAKYGLWWLSQFRRWGMVEGTPDYAGTVKRVLRADIYEEAMKEIGYSHGGANSEPETLFDGVTFDPADPEAYAKSFAVNNLKG from the coding sequence ATGCACTCCGCCCCTCGTTCAAAATCACCCTTGCAGCATCGGCGGACGTTTCTCGCAGGCTCGCTAAGCGCCGCAGCTGCCGCACTGCTGGCGGGCTGCGAATCGTCATCCACCGCAACGTCTGGTTCGCCAGTCGCGCCCGGAACGGTGCCCGCCGGCGCCATCGCTGGCGACGCTCCGGAAGTGCCGGAGCTGCGAATCGGCATCATCGCGCTCACCGATTGCTCGCCGTTTGTGATTGCTCATGAGAAAGGGCTGTTCGCGAAGTACGGCATTAAGTCGACGATCAGCAAGGGAGCCAGCTGGGCCGCGATTCGCGATGGCTTGCACAACAACGACATCCAAGCGACGCATTTGCTCTTTGGAATGCCCTTCGCTTCGACCATGGGTCTGCTCGGTGCGCCGAAGCGTCCCGTCGTGATTCCTTGGCTCCTCAATCGCAACGGCCAGGCCATCACACTGAAGGCAGACTTGAAAGGCAAAGTCGCCGCCGATCCGAAGGCTCTCAAGCCGCTGGTCGACGAAGCCAAGGTCGCCGGCAAACCCATGACGTTCGCCATGACGTTTCCACCCGGTACGCATGCGATGTGGATGCGTTACTACTTGGCCGCGGGCGGCATTCATCCGGATCAAGACGTCGCACTGTCGACCGTACCGCCGCCGCAGATGGTGGCCAACATGAAGGTCGGCAAGATGGACGGCTTTTGCGTCGGCGAACCGTGGGGCACACGCGCAATCGGCGATGGCATCGGTTTCACCGCGATCACTACGCAGGAAATTTGGAAGGACCATCCCGAAAAGGTGTGCGCCTTCACCGAGCCGTTTGCAGAGAAGAATCCGAAGACGGTGAAAGCGGTGCTGAAGGCGCTGCACGAAGCGAGCGTTTGGCTTGACGACATGGCCAATCGCCCGGAGCAAGCCCAGATCGTTTCGGCTCCTTCTTACATCAACTGCTCACCGGAAACGATTCTGGGCCGGCTCGAAGGGAAGTGCGACTACGGCGATGGCCGCATCAATAACGACCTGCCATACATGATCTTTCACGATCGCAACTGCAACTATCCACAAGCCAAGTACGGCCTGTGGTGGCTGTCGCAGTTCCGTCGCTGGGGCATGGTCGAAGGTACTCCTGATTACGCAGGCACAGTCAAGCGCGTGTTGCGGGCTGACATCTACGAAGAGGCGATGAAGGAAATCGGCTACTCGCATGGCGGTGCGAATAGCGAACCCGAAACACTCTTTGACGGTGTGACGTTTGATCCAGCGGATCCGGAAGCGTATGCCAAGTCATTCGCTGTAAACAACCTGAAAGGTTGA
- a CDS encoding ABC transporter ATP-binding protein, which translates to MSYLSLNHVTKSFGPPQRRNEVLANVNLQVERGEFVAILGYSGSGKTTLISLIAGLQMPDRGEVLVDGKEVTGPGDDRGVVFQNYSLLPWLSVFDNVLLGVNQSHPHWNTQQKQLHVEKYLAMVNLAAARNKKPQQLSGGMKQRVAVARALAMSPEILLLDEPLAALDALTRSTLQDEIERIWEQERKTVVLITNHVDEALLLADRIVPLTPGPRATLGPSFVVDIPRPRDRKGLNHDRRFQQLRSEVTEYLLSVKAKSSADGVRNAAAIEVPQPIELPPRRRLWPAFSWSALTGAQKSV; encoded by the coding sequence ATGTCCTACCTATCCCTCAATCACGTCACCAAATCCTTCGGCCCGCCGCAGCGGCGAAACGAAGTGCTGGCCAACGTCAACCTGCAAGTCGAGCGCGGCGAGTTCGTCGCGATTCTCGGCTATTCCGGCAGCGGCAAGACGACGCTCATCTCGCTGATCGCTGGTTTGCAAATGCCCGATCGGGGCGAAGTCCTCGTCGATGGCAAAGAAGTCACTGGCCCGGGCGATGATCGCGGCGTGGTCTTTCAAAACTATTCACTCCTACCCTGGTTGTCAGTTTTCGACAACGTGCTGCTCGGTGTGAACCAATCGCATCCGCACTGGAACACTCAGCAGAAACAGCTGCACGTCGAAAAGTATCTCGCCATGGTCAACCTGGCCGCCGCGCGCAACAAAAAGCCGCAGCAGCTTTCAGGTGGCATGAAACAACGTGTCGCAGTCGCTCGAGCACTCGCCATGAGCCCCGAGATCTTGCTTTTGGATGAGCCTCTGGCCGCACTCGACGCATTGACTCGTTCCACCCTGCAAGACGAGATCGAGCGCATCTGGGAACAAGAACGCAAGACCGTCGTGCTGATTACCAACCACGTCGACGAAGCGCTGTTGCTGGCCGATCGCATCGTGCCGCTCACGCCGGGACCGCGAGCCACTCTCGGGCCATCGTTCGTCGTCGATATTCCTCGCCCGCGCGATCGCAAGGGATTGAATCACGATCGCCGCTTTCAACAACTCCGCAGCGAAGTGACGGAATATCTGCTGAGCGTCAAAGCCAAGAGTTCCGCAGATGGCGTGCGCAACGCAGCTGCCATTGAAGTGCCTCAGCCGATCGAACTTCCTCCGCGTCGTCGCCTGTGGCCTGCATTTTCCTGGAGTGCCTTGACTGGTGCGCAGAAGAGCGTGTGA
- a CDS encoding sigma-54-dependent transcriptional regulator, with product MQPASGKRLPRILVVDDDPLVIRLTQSLFDGERFTHLSARSGEQALAQLAQRPSVLILDNVLPDLDGLAVLAEARKLDPHLPVIFITARGTSQTAIEAMKRGAFDYLHKPLDLAVLEHQVQLALEARRLMHEPVVIAAEMTARENTLEALVGHGPLMSEVFKAIGRASARDVPVLLQGETGTGKALAARAIYQNSARSDKAFRVVKCNDFEPLQLDQELFGLDTPGSGEYVGRLEQCNDGTLLLEEISELSPLVQSKLFRLLTTGTFERGNFGRQIATNVRLLCTTSQDLEPLVAARQFRADLYYALRSLSITLPPLRQRREDLPALVDHFVQRFMHFSTQHNQQQVRVSPEAIELLVEHDWPGNLDELQSVLHQALIENTGTVLASGSLLKSLRRDGSSTTTPAAGKLSAEYWQQFVDSRLERESTQVYSEAIAEMERHVVARVLESTAGNQARAARILGITRGNLRKKLRSLGILPAASDDATSDEQAADEERPHDIEELAS from the coding sequence ATGCAACCAGCGAGCGGCAAACGTCTTCCCCGCATCCTGGTCGTCGACGACGACCCGCTGGTGATTCGTTTGACGCAAAGCCTCTTCGATGGCGAACGATTCACGCACTTGTCGGCGCGCTCGGGTGAACAAGCCCTCGCGCAACTCGCTCAGCGTCCTAGCGTGTTGATTCTCGACAATGTGTTGCCCGATCTCGATGGCCTCGCCGTGCTCGCGGAGGCCCGCAAGTTGGATCCGCATTTGCCGGTGATCTTCATCACCGCGCGAGGCACCAGTCAGACTGCCATCGAAGCCATGAAGCGCGGCGCGTTCGATTATTTGCACAAGCCGCTCGATCTCGCCGTGCTCGAGCACCAGGTTCAGCTCGCGCTCGAAGCCCGCCGCCTGATGCATGAGCCTGTCGTCATCGCCGCGGAAATGACCGCTCGGGAGAACACACTCGAAGCCCTCGTCGGCCACGGTCCGCTGATGTCGGAAGTTTTCAAAGCCATCGGCCGTGCGTCCGCGCGCGATGTGCCCGTGTTGCTGCAAGGCGAAACTGGCACCGGCAAGGCGCTGGCCGCCCGCGCCATCTATCAAAACAGCGCACGCAGCGATAAGGCGTTTCGTGTTGTCAAATGCAACGACTTCGAACCGTTGCAGCTCGATCAAGAACTCTTCGGCCTCGATACGCCCGGCAGCGGCGAATACGTCGGCCGTCTTGAACAATGCAACGATGGCACACTGCTGCTGGAAGAAATTTCCGAACTATCGCCGCTGGTCCAAAGCAAGCTCTTTCGTTTGCTCACCACGGGCACGTTCGAGCGCGGCAACTTCGGCCGGCAGATTGCGACCAATGTGCGACTCCTCTGCACCACCTCGCAGGACTTGGAGCCGCTCGTTGCCGCACGTCAGTTTCGGGCGGACTTGTATTACGCACTCCGCTCGCTCTCAATCACGCTACCGCCGCTGCGACAACGGCGCGAAGATTTGCCGGCGCTGGTTGATCACTTTGTGCAGCGGTTCATGCACTTCAGCACGCAGCACAACCAGCAGCAAGTGCGTGTTTCGCCCGAAGCCATCGAACTTCTCGTCGAGCACGATTGGCCCGGCAATCTCGATGAACTGCAGAGCGTGCTGCATCAGGCGTTGATCGAAAACACCGGCACAGTTCTCGCCAGTGGCTCGTTGCTGAAGTCGCTCCGCCGCGATGGATCCAGCACCACGACGCCCGCCGCGGGGAAACTTTCTGCTGAATACTGGCAGCAGTTTGTCGATTCACGACTCGAGCGCGAATCGACCCAGGTTTACAGCGAAGCCATCGCCGAGATGGAACGGCACGTAGTCGCCCGCGTGCTCGAGAGCACGGCTGGCAATCAAGCTCGCGCTGCGCGGATCCTCGGCATTACTCGTGGCAATTTGCGGAAGAAGCTCCGTTCGCTGGGAATTCTCCCTGCGGCGAGCGATGATGCAACAAGTGACGAGCAGGCGGCCGACGAAGAACGCCCGCACGACATCGAAGAACTCGCCTCGTGA
- a CDS encoding ATP-binding protein, with protein sequence MNAGPVLMSPSPSDLRLDRRTARLTWLYVAALTAVAALSITGQLLVQRALQQQRGDSTIVNISGRQRMLSQKLTKAALAWTHAADQAEQSNRATEIRSTLELWQRSHLGLQPASAEVAKLQPIIDEMAAAAEKLVATKDPAVQQAQLQTLLAREPVYLGAMDAAVFQLDREAQARVARLQRIEWLLLTLTLVVLIGEGFLVFRPAVQSIHQAAHELRIAKEAAESANEQKTRFLATLSHELRNPLHAILGNAELALESPLDPAQRMQVDTMQESARALLGLVNDLLDLACIQAGKLRVQPTACDLRALAERSIAMVQPLAARKQLRVEYTKPAAELFAAGDPLRVQQVLLNLLGNAVKFTERGSISLSIAQQEESLRVEVRDAGPGILLEMQHKIFAAFTQVDDGSRREFSGVGLGLAISAGLVELMNGRIGVESSPGAGSCFWFELPTADVQGTQNLPAATEVEQPLASCRVLLADDDIVNQRLLVDFLQKLGHTAVVAADGMQAVDLFQEQSFDLVLLDWHMPGLDGLDVARRIRSWETTQQQTRTPIVAISAAAGIAAEKLQAAGVDRILIKPVSIDQLRQQLSVQSRSETASRDDSRWSATLARLQGNWELFRDVATIFLEQLPESLQQLQQFATQQQFSQLARASHLLKGQAANFDASELVDAAQELEAAAEGVSAARVAECWPRVQAAAAELSASLRETLALLPAETSATTGRA encoded by the coding sequence GTGAACGCTGGGCCCGTGTTGATGAGCCCTTCACCTTCTGACTTGCGACTCGATCGCCGTACAGCGCGACTCACCTGGCTTTATGTCGCAGCTCTCACCGCCGTCGCGGCGCTATCGATCACGGGGCAATTGCTCGTGCAGCGGGCACTGCAGCAACAACGGGGCGATTCGACGATCGTCAACATATCCGGCCGCCAACGGATGCTCAGCCAAAAGTTGACCAAGGCCGCGCTGGCTTGGACACACGCTGCTGACCAGGCCGAACAAAGCAATCGCGCTACTGAGATTCGCAGCACGCTTGAACTCTGGCAGCGCTCGCACCTTGGCCTGCAGCCAGCCAGCGCTGAAGTCGCCAAACTGCAGCCGATCATTGATGAGATGGCTGCTGCTGCGGAAAAGTTAGTCGCCACGAAAGATCCTGCCGTACAGCAAGCACAACTGCAAACGCTGCTCGCCCGAGAGCCCGTTTATCTGGGAGCAATGGATGCGGCGGTGTTTCAGCTCGATCGCGAGGCCCAGGCTCGCGTCGCCCGGTTGCAGCGCATCGAGTGGTTGCTGCTGACGCTCACCCTCGTCGTTCTCATTGGCGAGGGCTTTCTCGTCTTCCGCCCCGCCGTGCAAAGCATTCATCAAGCTGCCCACGAACTGCGAATTGCCAAGGAAGCGGCGGAGTCGGCCAACGAACAGAAGACGCGGTTCCTGGCCACGCTCAGCCATGAGTTGCGGAATCCGCTGCATGCGATTCTCGGCAACGCCGAGCTTGCACTCGAATCGCCGCTGGATCCTGCACAGCGGATGCAGGTCGACACCATGCAAGAGTCGGCCCGCGCGCTGCTCGGCCTCGTCAACGACTTGCTCGATCTGGCCTGCATCCAGGCCGGCAAATTGCGGGTGCAACCGACAGCTTGCGATTTGCGAGCCCTCGCCGAGCGCTCGATCGCGATGGTTCAGCCGCTGGCAGCGCGCAAGCAATTGCGAGTGGAGTATACGAAGCCTGCTGCAGAACTCTTCGCGGCGGGCGATCCGCTGCGGGTGCAACAAGTGCTGCTGAATCTGCTCGGCAACGCGGTGAAATTCACCGAGCGCGGCAGCATCTCGCTCAGCATTGCTCAGCAGGAAGAATCGCTGCGAGTCGAGGTGCGAGACGCGGGGCCGGGAATTCTGCTCGAGATGCAGCACAAAATCTTCGCCGCGTTCACGCAGGTCGATGACGGTTCGCGGCGGGAGTTTTCCGGCGTCGGCTTGGGCTTGGCCATTTCCGCCGGCCTCGTCGAACTGATGAACGGCCGCATCGGAGTCGAGAGTAGCCCTGGCGCGGGAAGTTGCTTTTGGTTCGAACTGCCGACTGCTGATGTGCAAGGCACACAGAATTTGCCGGCAGCAACCGAGGTCGAGCAACCGCTTGCCAGCTGCCGCGTGTTGCTCGCCGACGACGATATTGTCAATCAGCGCCTGCTGGTCGATTTTCTGCAGAAGCTGGGGCACACGGCGGTCGTGGCGGCCGATGGCATGCAAGCCGTGGACCTCTTTCAGGAACAGTCATTCGACCTGGTCCTGCTCGACTGGCACATGCCGGGGCTCGATGGCCTGGATGTCGCCCGACGGATTCGCTCGTGGGAGACAACGCAGCAGCAGACGCGCACGCCGATCGTGGCAATCTCTGCCGCGGCAGGCATCGCCGCAGAAAAACTGCAAGCCGCTGGCGTGGATCGCATCCTCATCAAGCCCGTGAGCATCGATCAGCTCCGCCAGCAGTTATCCGTTCAATCGCGATCCGAGACCGCTAGCCGTGATGACTCGCGCTGGAGTGCAACACTCGCTCGGTTGCAAGGAAACTGGGAATTGTTTCGCGATGTAGCAACGATCTTCCTTGAGCAATTGCCGGAGAGTCTGCAGCAGCTCCAGCAATTCGCCACGCAGCAACAATTCAGCCAACTCGCTCGCGCGTCGCATTTGCTAAAGGGGCAAGCCGCGAATTTCGATGCCAGCGAATTGGTCGACGCAGCACAAGAATTGGAAGCTGCCGCGGAAGGAGTCTCGGCTGCCCGCGTGGCGGAATGTTGGCCACGAGTTCAAGCGGCGGCAGCGGAACTCAGCGCGAGCCTACGAGAAACCCTCGCGCTGCTGCCGGCAGAAACTTCGGCGACTACCGGCCGAGCTTGA
- the ntrB gene encoding nitrate ABC transporter permease, translating to MPDKRFPFDYIVLPLIAMIGCVVIWSLISSHIAPDLPSPSKTWEQSKAYVMAPFAKRGELDQGILRFTWYSLILVAKGYTLAIILGTPLGFLLGMSKMASRAIDPLIQILRPVSPLAWLPLGLLLFQRSEPAAVFTIAICSMWPTVLNTAVGVRAIPQDYLNVSKVLRLSKWTMLWKVLLPATLPYMFTGFRLSLGIAWLVIVAAEMLTGIPGVGGFLWQEYNSNIHAHIILCILTIGVVGFVLDRLMNVVEQRLKVSMSS from the coding sequence ATGCCTGATAAACGCTTTCCCTTCGATTACATCGTGCTGCCGCTGATCGCCATGATCGGCTGCGTGGTGATCTGGTCACTCATCAGCTCCCACATCGCTCCGGATCTGCCATCTCCGAGCAAAACCTGGGAGCAAAGCAAAGCATACGTCATGGCGCCGTTTGCAAAACGCGGCGAGCTCGATCAAGGGATTCTGCGGTTCACTTGGTACTCGCTGATTCTGGTCGCCAAGGGTTACACACTCGCGATCATCCTCGGCACGCCTCTCGGCTTTTTGCTCGGCATGTCGAAAATGGCCAGTCGGGCGATCGATCCACTGATCCAGATTCTGCGGCCCGTGTCGCCGCTCGCCTGGTTGCCGCTGGGCTTGCTCTTGTTTCAACGCTCAGAGCCCGCAGCCGTCTTCACGATTGCGATTTGCTCGATGTGGCCCACCGTGCTCAACACCGCCGTCGGCGTGCGAGCGATTCCACAGGACTATCTCAACGTCAGCAAAGTCCTGCGACTGTCGAAGTGGACGATGCTTTGGAAAGTGCTCCTCCCCGCCACGCTGCCGTACATGTTCACCGGGTTTCGTCTCAGCCTCGGCATCGCCTGGCTGGTGATTGTCGCTGCCGAGATGCTCACGGGAATTCCCGGCGTCGGTGGTTTTCTCTGGCAGGAATACAACAGCAACATTCACGCTCACATCATCCTCTGCATCCTCACGATCGGCGTTGTCGGCTTCGTGCTCGATCGCCTAATGAACGTCGTCGAGCAACGCCTAAAGGTTTCGATGTCGTCCTAA